The Fructilactobacillus myrtifloralis genome contains a region encoding:
- the rny gene encoding ribonuclease Y yields MVIAIVGCAAIAMIVGFLIGQFTHKRTVEAKLDAAHQNANDILTDAQRQAEEQLQAATAKAKQDGNAYRAKVEKNLKKRRADIQRQEDYLLKREEALDRKDQAFEKRDDNLNQLEKKISNEKKALEKKQQDAEALIAKRQAEVTRVAALTEAEARDLVIDETKRSLADVRAQMIKQNYESAKETAARDAKNLIVEALQQSSADIVSETTVSVVTLPNDDMKGRIIGREGRNIRTFETVTGIDLIIDDTPNAVVLSGFNPIRREVAKLALEKLIKDGRIHPARIEEMVEKSKKELDQQIQEEGENVIFDLGIHAMNPELVKLVGQLKYKISYGQNVLSRSIQVAKLAGVFAAELGEDVTLAKRAGLLHEIGRASASGSDESYVDAGVDIAKKYGEDPVVIDAIRLGNQENEPHSLISELVDVADRISMARPGAKSESLESFVHRLEKLETITNRFPEVEKSYAVQAGREIRVIAKPEKISDSQAIVLAREIKDQIENEMNHPGHVKVKVIREVRSVEYAK; encoded by the coding sequence ATGGTAATTGCTATTGTTGGATGCGCCGCTATCGCTATGATTGTTGGTTTTTTAATTGGGCAATTTACTCACAAACGAACGGTTGAAGCAAAGTTAGATGCCGCTCACCAGAATGCTAATGATATTTTAACGGATGCACAAAGACAGGCTGAAGAACAGTTGCAAGCGGCAACTGCGAAGGCTAAACAGGATGGGAATGCCTACCGGGCGAAGGTTGAAAAGAACCTTAAAAAACGGCGGGCGGACATTCAACGTCAAGAGGATTATCTTTTGAAGCGGGAAGAAGCGTTGGATCGCAAGGATCAGGCGTTTGAAAAGCGGGATGATAATCTTAATCAGTTAGAAAAAAAGATTAGTAACGAGAAAAAAGCACTTGAGAAAAAGCAACAAGATGCAGAAGCACTTATCGCAAAACGGCAGGCCGAAGTAACACGAGTGGCTGCTTTAACGGAAGCAGAAGCACGTGATTTGGTGATTGATGAAACGAAACGCTCCTTAGCGGACGTCCGGGCGCAGATGATTAAGCAAAACTATGAATCTGCCAAGGAAACGGCGGCACGTGACGCGAAGAACCTGATTGTTGAAGCATTGCAACAGAGTTCAGCAGATATCGTTTCAGAAACGACCGTCTCCGTTGTTACCCTCCCGAATGATGATATGAAGGGAAGAATCATCGGTCGTGAGGGTCGCAACATTCGGACTTTTGAAACCGTCACGGGGATTGATCTCATCATCGATGACACCCCGAACGCGGTGGTTTTGAGTGGATTTAATCCAATCAGAAGAGAAGTTGCCAAGTTAGCCCTTGAAAAATTGATCAAGGATGGTCGGATTCATCCCGCTCGGATTGAAGAAATGGTTGAAAAAAGTAAAAAAGAACTCGACCAACAGATTCAAGAAGAAGGGGAAAACGTCATCTTTGACCTGGGGATTCATGCGATGAATCCTGAGTTAGTCAAACTCGTGGGCCAGTTGAAGTATAAAATTTCATATGGTCAAAACGTCTTGTCCCGCTCAATTCAAGTGGCGAAGTTAGCTGGAGTTTTTGCAGCTGAGTTAGGTGAAGATGTAACATTAGCAAAGCGCGCAGGATTATTGCATGAGATTGGAAGAGCCTCGGCCAGTGGCAGTGACGAATCGTACGTTGATGCGGGCGTTGATATTGCCAAGAAGTATGGTGAAGATCCAGTGGTGATTGATGCGATTCGCTTAGGAAATCAGGAAAATGAACCACACAGCCTAATTTCTGAACTAGTTGATGTGGCTGATCGAATTTCGATGGCCCGTCCCGGAGCGAAGAGTGAGTCACTGGAAAGTTTTGTCCACCGCTTAGAAAAGCTTGAGACGATTACCAATCGCTTCCCTGAAGTCGAAAAGAGCTACGCCGTCCAAGCTGGACGCGAAATTCGGGTGATTGCAAAACCAGAAAAGATTTCTGATTCCCAAGCAATTGTCCTGGCTCGAGAGATTAAGGATCAAATTGAAAACGAGATGAATCATCCTGGTCACGTGAAGGTCAAAGTGATCCGAGAGGTTCGTTCCGTCGAATATGCAAAATAA